Proteins found in one Neodiprion lecontei isolate iyNeoLeco1 chromosome 6, iyNeoLeco1.1, whole genome shotgun sequence genomic segment:
- the LOC107224471 gene encoding protein DPCD gives MAAEQWLKAVQEAKKTAIIQDGKRKVHFMMGDGKEMVEEYHLDTNVLTRRAWREKGKLGQDVGWAVEVGDPDPKPLDNLEVSGIRESSNTPIISRRITKVSLEWRIRNLPYPKDVYSVTAENDKTITVRTSNKKYFKKISVPDLERVGLKPEQERISFTHQFNTLIITYKKPPLLIDLEKTILQEILQLKTRKESDVQCPTS, from the exons atggCGGCGGAACAGTGGCTGAAAGCTGTGCAAGAGGCTAAAAAAACGGCGATAATTCAGGATG GGAAGAGAAAGGTCCACTTCATGATGGGAGATGGGAAGGAAATGGTAGAGGAGTATCACTTGGATACTAATGTTCTGACGCGCAGAGCCTGGAGAGAAAAGGGCAAGCTTGGACAGGATGTCGGGTGGGCCGTAGAGGTTGGCGATCCAGATCCCAAACCTCTCGACAATCTGGAGGTATCTGGCATCAGGGAAAGCTCCAACACA CCAATCATCTCGAGGAGAATCACAAAGGTATCCCTGGAGTGGAGGATCAGGAATTTACCCTATCCAAAAGACGTGTATTCTGTTACAGCGGAGAATGACAAAACTATAACCGTCAGAACGAGtaataaaaagtatttcaaaaaaataagtgtTCCCGACTTGGAACGAGTCGGTCTGAAGCCAGAGCAGgaaagaatttctttcacgCATCAGTTCAATACTTTGATCATCACG tACAAAAAACCGCCTCTTCTCATCGACCTGGAGAAAACAATTTTGCAAGAAATCCTGCAATTGAAAACGAGAAAGGAAAGTGACGTGCAATGTCCAACAAGCTGA
- the LOC107224473 gene encoding uncharacterized protein LOC107224473 isoform X1: MEDDDKLALASGQIDADIRMMANRLNVLKMLNGNRLARVRDSIEKLPIKLTLGNIGIFTVSLAAMMPRPFTYIIVYPIFRLVFGTLYPAYASYKAVRTKNVKEYVKWMMYWIVFALFTCAETFTDVFLSFWFPFYYEIKIVLVLWLLSPATKGSSILYRRFVHPALSRREAEIDEALARATEQGYTAVLHLGSRGVNYATTVLMQTAIKGGGGLVQQLKKSYSLSDLTGEKEDENRNTPDMRDEIDMQVEPRRRENVGRRGYSPRRTQSGSNRVDMYFSEVDVDVRQPRPREPVASLSNIRSSDDISSGYSSGEALHSNRAGSQVEPLVRTSSVGARTRPKPRSTTKKTPEESDEEASDSFPALFYPGIPFPIPPSQALELFLALSHASEINGVDYGSLIGTKSRVRVLESAEIVGCNNREDESSSKESSPEFLDSISGDPFPDATIRAEPEKIGIDVQKITTEICQSKFDELRALLNGATRAVQGLDEPSKNSLSPPSGSPRVSRSSSDSCDRAGRYNKKRAPLVPAAKSEENLEQVQTQSALKARLVIKTGTVRTLACVDTPKEVFVSHGKKSKAAKTKEGLSRLLTIPKTIFHTAFHHKDDDPGCPSRSRGGSRSGSRSRSVSRGSRGSEGGDEATSTSVSRPVDVQTALLNVALDSKAQTYIDLRSGSVDSYPSDESKSEDQDRTAYERGEYEEKMRAERKDPAEEDEGTNFDTEQDKTRITLGEPSHLPIRGSRKYLDSID; encoded by the exons ATGGAAGACGACGACAAACTGGCTCTTGCCAGCGGACAGATCGACGCCGATATAAGGATGATGGCGAACCGATTGAAcgttttgaaaatgttgaacGGAAATAGACTCGCTCGGGTTCGGGACTCGATCGAGAAATTACCCATAAAGCTGACCCTCGGCAACATCGGGATCTTCACGGTCTCACTCGCCGCCATGATGCCTCGACCCTTCACTTACATTATCGTGTATCCGATTTTCAGATTGGTATTCGGCACCCTTTACCCGGCCTACGCGTCCTACAAAGCTGTTCGCACGAAGAACGTCAAAGAATAC GTGAAATGGATGATGTACTGGATAGTATTCGCGCTGTTCACGTGCGCCGAAACCTTCACCGACGTCTTCCTTAGCTTCTG GTTTCCCTTCTACTACGAGATAAAAATCGTCCTTGTCCTCTGGCTACTCAGCCCGGCGACCAAGGGATCCAGCATCCTCTATCGTCGGTTTGTTCATCCCGCTCTCAGCCGACGAGAGGCAGAAATTGACGAGGCTTTGGCCCGCGCCACCGAGCAGGGTTACACCGCAGTTTTGCACCTCGGATCAAGGGGTGTAAACTACGCTACCACCGTTTTGATGCAGACCGCCATCAAG GGTGGCGGAGGCCTGGTACAACAGCTGAAGAAGAGCTACAGCCTGAGCGATTTGACGGGTGAAAAGGAGGACGAGAACCGAAACACGCCTGACATGCGGGACGAGATAGATATGCAAG TAGAACCTCGCCGCAGAGAGAACGTCGGGAGAAGGGGGTACAGCCCTCGCCGTACCCAGTCAGGCAGCAATCGAGTCGATATGTACTTCTCCGAggtcgacgtcgacgtcagACAACCCAGGCCTCGGGAACCAGTAGCTAGTTTATC CAATATTAGGTCGTCCGACGATATATCCAGCGGATACAGCAGCGGGGAAGCTCTGCACTCCAATCGTGCCGGTTCCCAGGTCGAACCGTTGGTCAGGACGTCGAGCGTCGGCGCAAGGACTCGCCCAAAGCCAAGGTCAACCACGAAGAAGACTCCCGAG GAGAGCGACGAAGAGGCGAGCGACTCGTTCCCAGCACTGTTTTATCCGGGAATCCCTTTTCCCATTCCACCTTCCCAAGCCCTCGAGCTTTTTCTGGCGCTATCGCACGCCAGTGAAATAAATGGCGTCGATTACGGTTCTCTTATCGGTACCAAGAGCCGCGTCCGCGTCTTGGAATCGGCCGAAATCGTCGGCTGCAATAACCGTGAGGACGAATCCTCGTCGAAGGAGTCGAGTCCCGAGTTCCTGGACTCGATTTCCGGCGATCCGTTTCCGGACGCGACTATCAGAGCCGAGCCGGAGAAGATCGGCATCGATGTTCAGAAAATAACCACCGAGATTTGTCAGAGTAAATTCGATGAGCTTCGGGCACTGCTAAACGGCGCTACGAGGGCCGTCCAAGGCCTCGACGAACCCTCGAAAAACTCCCTCTCACCGCCCTCGGGATCTCCCCGTGTTTCCAGAAGCAGTTCGGACTCTTGCGACAGGGCCGGAAGATACAACAAAAAAAGGGCGCCCCTCGTACCGGCTGCCAAGAGCGAAGAGAACCTCGAGCAGGTCCAAACCCAGTCGGCCCTGAAGGCACGGCTGGTGATAAAGACCGGGACCGTCCGGACCTTGGCTTGCGTCGATACCCCGAAGGAGGTCTTCGTCTCCCACGGGAAGAAGTCGAAGGCCGCGAAGACGAAGGAGGGGCTGTCTAGGCTGCTCACCATCCCGAAGACCATATTCCACACCGCGTTTCATCACAAGGACGACGATCCTGGTTGTCCGAGTCGCTCCAGGGGTGGCAGCAGATCGGGATCGAGGTCCCGGTCGGTCAGCAGAGGGTCGAGGGGCTCGGAGGGCGGCGACGAAGCTACCTCGACGTCGGTCTCGAGGCCCGTCGACGTTCAGACCGCGCTGCTCAATGTCGCCCTGGACTCGAAGGCTCAGACTTACATCGATCTTAGATCCGGAAGCGTCGACAGCTATCCTTCCGATGAATCGAAGAGCGAGGATCAGGATAGGACAGCGTACGAACGCGGGGAGTATGAGGAAAAGATGCGAGCAGAGCGAAAGGATCCTGCCGAAGAGGACGAGGGGACCAACTTTGACACGGAGCAGGATAAGACGCGAATCACCCTCGGAGAGCCGTCTCATTTGCCGATTCGCGGTTCTAGGAAGTACCTCGATAGCATTGATTAa
- the LOC107224473 gene encoding uncharacterized protein LOC107224473 isoform X2 has translation MEDDDKLALASGQIDADIRMMANRLNVLKMLNGNRLARVRDSIEKLPIKLTLGNIGIFTVSLAAMMPRPFTYIIVYPIFRLVFGTLYPAYASYKAVRTKNVKEYVKWMMYWIVFALFTCAETFTDVFLSFWFPFYYEIKIVLVLWLLSPATKGSSILYRRFVHPALSRREAEIDEALARATEQGYTAVLHLGSRGVNYATTVLMQTAIKGGGGLVQQLKKSYSLSDLTGEKEDENRNTPDMRDEIDMQEPRRRENVGRRGYSPRRTQSGSNRVDMYFSEVDVDVRQPRPREPVASLSNIRSSDDISSGYSSGEALHSNRAGSQVEPLVRTSSVGARTRPKPRSTTKKTPEESDEEASDSFPALFYPGIPFPIPPSQALELFLALSHASEINGVDYGSLIGTKSRVRVLESAEIVGCNNREDESSSKESSPEFLDSISGDPFPDATIRAEPEKIGIDVQKITTEICQSKFDELRALLNGATRAVQGLDEPSKNSLSPPSGSPRVSRSSSDSCDRAGRYNKKRAPLVPAAKSEENLEQVQTQSALKARLVIKTGTVRTLACVDTPKEVFVSHGKKSKAAKTKEGLSRLLTIPKTIFHTAFHHKDDDPGCPSRSRGGSRSGSRSRSVSRGSRGSEGGDEATSTSVSRPVDVQTALLNVALDSKAQTYIDLRSGSVDSYPSDESKSEDQDRTAYERGEYEEKMRAERKDPAEEDEGTNFDTEQDKTRITLGEPSHLPIRGSRKYLDSID, from the exons ATGGAAGACGACGACAAACTGGCTCTTGCCAGCGGACAGATCGACGCCGATATAAGGATGATGGCGAACCGATTGAAcgttttgaaaatgttgaacGGAAATAGACTCGCTCGGGTTCGGGACTCGATCGAGAAATTACCCATAAAGCTGACCCTCGGCAACATCGGGATCTTCACGGTCTCACTCGCCGCCATGATGCCTCGACCCTTCACTTACATTATCGTGTATCCGATTTTCAGATTGGTATTCGGCACCCTTTACCCGGCCTACGCGTCCTACAAAGCTGTTCGCACGAAGAACGTCAAAGAATAC GTGAAATGGATGATGTACTGGATAGTATTCGCGCTGTTCACGTGCGCCGAAACCTTCACCGACGTCTTCCTTAGCTTCTG GTTTCCCTTCTACTACGAGATAAAAATCGTCCTTGTCCTCTGGCTACTCAGCCCGGCGACCAAGGGATCCAGCATCCTCTATCGTCGGTTTGTTCATCCCGCTCTCAGCCGACGAGAGGCAGAAATTGACGAGGCTTTGGCCCGCGCCACCGAGCAGGGTTACACCGCAGTTTTGCACCTCGGATCAAGGGGTGTAAACTACGCTACCACCGTTTTGATGCAGACCGCCATCAAG GGTGGCGGAGGCCTGGTACAACAGCTGAAGAAGAGCTACAGCCTGAGCGATTTGACGGGTGAAAAGGAGGACGAGAACCGAAACACGCCTGACATGCGGGACGAGATAGATATGCAAG AACCTCGCCGCAGAGAGAACGTCGGGAGAAGGGGGTACAGCCCTCGCCGTACCCAGTCAGGCAGCAATCGAGTCGATATGTACTTCTCCGAggtcgacgtcgacgtcagACAACCCAGGCCTCGGGAACCAGTAGCTAGTTTATC CAATATTAGGTCGTCCGACGATATATCCAGCGGATACAGCAGCGGGGAAGCTCTGCACTCCAATCGTGCCGGTTCCCAGGTCGAACCGTTGGTCAGGACGTCGAGCGTCGGCGCAAGGACTCGCCCAAAGCCAAGGTCAACCACGAAGAAGACTCCCGAG GAGAGCGACGAAGAGGCGAGCGACTCGTTCCCAGCACTGTTTTATCCGGGAATCCCTTTTCCCATTCCACCTTCCCAAGCCCTCGAGCTTTTTCTGGCGCTATCGCACGCCAGTGAAATAAATGGCGTCGATTACGGTTCTCTTATCGGTACCAAGAGCCGCGTCCGCGTCTTGGAATCGGCCGAAATCGTCGGCTGCAATAACCGTGAGGACGAATCCTCGTCGAAGGAGTCGAGTCCCGAGTTCCTGGACTCGATTTCCGGCGATCCGTTTCCGGACGCGACTATCAGAGCCGAGCCGGAGAAGATCGGCATCGATGTTCAGAAAATAACCACCGAGATTTGTCAGAGTAAATTCGATGAGCTTCGGGCACTGCTAAACGGCGCTACGAGGGCCGTCCAAGGCCTCGACGAACCCTCGAAAAACTCCCTCTCACCGCCCTCGGGATCTCCCCGTGTTTCCAGAAGCAGTTCGGACTCTTGCGACAGGGCCGGAAGATACAACAAAAAAAGGGCGCCCCTCGTACCGGCTGCCAAGAGCGAAGAGAACCTCGAGCAGGTCCAAACCCAGTCGGCCCTGAAGGCACGGCTGGTGATAAAGACCGGGACCGTCCGGACCTTGGCTTGCGTCGATACCCCGAAGGAGGTCTTCGTCTCCCACGGGAAGAAGTCGAAGGCCGCGAAGACGAAGGAGGGGCTGTCTAGGCTGCTCACCATCCCGAAGACCATATTCCACACCGCGTTTCATCACAAGGACGACGATCCTGGTTGTCCGAGTCGCTCCAGGGGTGGCAGCAGATCGGGATCGAGGTCCCGGTCGGTCAGCAGAGGGTCGAGGGGCTCGGAGGGCGGCGACGAAGCTACCTCGACGTCGGTCTCGAGGCCCGTCGACGTTCAGACCGCGCTGCTCAATGTCGCCCTGGACTCGAAGGCTCAGACTTACATCGATCTTAGATCCGGAAGCGTCGACAGCTATCCTTCCGATGAATCGAAGAGCGAGGATCAGGATAGGACAGCGTACGAACGCGGGGAGTATGAGGAAAAGATGCGAGCAGAGCGAAAGGATCCTGCCGAAGAGGACGAGGGGACCAACTTTGACACGGAGCAGGATAAGACGCGAATCACCCTCGGAGAGCCGTCTCATTTGCCGATTCGCGGTTCTAGGAAGTACCTCGATAGCATTGATTAa
- the LOC107224473 gene encoding uncharacterized protein LOC107224473 isoform X3, translated as MINELELISISHHRQLIITDVDLHDGSEMTSSSRRNKNTASSIVPEIHTNRVSRCFPPGRLVFGTLYPAYASYKAVRTKNVKEYVKWMMYWIVFALFTCAETFTDVFLSFWFPFYYEIKIVLVLWLLSPATKGSSILYRRFVHPALSRREAEIDEALARATEQGYTAVLHLGSRGVNYATTVLMQTAIKGGGGLVQQLKKSYSLSDLTGEKEDENRNTPDMRDEIDMQVEPRRRENVGRRGYSPRRTQSGSNRVDMYFSEVDVDVRQPRPREPVASLSNIRSSDDISSGYSSGEALHSNRAGSQVEPLVRTSSVGARTRPKPRSTTKKTPEESDEEASDSFPALFYPGIPFPIPPSQALELFLALSHASEINGVDYGSLIGTKSRVRVLESAEIVGCNNREDESSSKESSPEFLDSISGDPFPDATIRAEPEKIGIDVQKITTEICQSKFDELRALLNGATRAVQGLDEPSKNSLSPPSGSPRVSRSSSDSCDRAGRYNKKRAPLVPAAKSEENLEQVQTQSALKARLVIKTGTVRTLACVDTPKEVFVSHGKKSKAAKTKEGLSRLLTIPKTIFHTAFHHKDDDPGCPSRSRGGSRSGSRSRSVSRGSRGSEGGDEATSTSVSRPVDVQTALLNVALDSKAQTYIDLRSGSVDSYPSDESKSEDQDRTAYERGEYEEKMRAERKDPAEEDEGTNFDTEQDKTRITLGEPSHLPIRGSRKYLDSID; from the exons ATGATTAACGAGCTGGAATTGATCTCCATTTCGCATCATCGGCAGTTGATCATCACAGACGTTGACCTGCACGACGGTTCAGAGATGACATCTTCTTCAAGGCGCAATAAAAACACCGCGTCTTCCATTGTCCCGGAGATTCATACGAACCGGGTTTCACGCTGTTTCCCACCCGGAAG ATTGGTATTCGGCACCCTTTACCCGGCCTACGCGTCCTACAAAGCTGTTCGCACGAAGAACGTCAAAGAATAC GTGAAATGGATGATGTACTGGATAGTATTCGCGCTGTTCACGTGCGCCGAAACCTTCACCGACGTCTTCCTTAGCTTCTG GTTTCCCTTCTACTACGAGATAAAAATCGTCCTTGTCCTCTGGCTACTCAGCCCGGCGACCAAGGGATCCAGCATCCTCTATCGTCGGTTTGTTCATCCCGCTCTCAGCCGACGAGAGGCAGAAATTGACGAGGCTTTGGCCCGCGCCACCGAGCAGGGTTACACCGCAGTTTTGCACCTCGGATCAAGGGGTGTAAACTACGCTACCACCGTTTTGATGCAGACCGCCATCAAG GGTGGCGGAGGCCTGGTACAACAGCTGAAGAAGAGCTACAGCCTGAGCGATTTGACGGGTGAAAAGGAGGACGAGAACCGAAACACGCCTGACATGCGGGACGAGATAGATATGCAAG TAGAACCTCGCCGCAGAGAGAACGTCGGGAGAAGGGGGTACAGCCCTCGCCGTACCCAGTCAGGCAGCAATCGAGTCGATATGTACTTCTCCGAggtcgacgtcgacgtcagACAACCCAGGCCTCGGGAACCAGTAGCTAGTTTATC CAATATTAGGTCGTCCGACGATATATCCAGCGGATACAGCAGCGGGGAAGCTCTGCACTCCAATCGTGCCGGTTCCCAGGTCGAACCGTTGGTCAGGACGTCGAGCGTCGGCGCAAGGACTCGCCCAAAGCCAAGGTCAACCACGAAGAAGACTCCCGAG GAGAGCGACGAAGAGGCGAGCGACTCGTTCCCAGCACTGTTTTATCCGGGAATCCCTTTTCCCATTCCACCTTCCCAAGCCCTCGAGCTTTTTCTGGCGCTATCGCACGCCAGTGAAATAAATGGCGTCGATTACGGTTCTCTTATCGGTACCAAGAGCCGCGTCCGCGTCTTGGAATCGGCCGAAATCGTCGGCTGCAATAACCGTGAGGACGAATCCTCGTCGAAGGAGTCGAGTCCCGAGTTCCTGGACTCGATTTCCGGCGATCCGTTTCCGGACGCGACTATCAGAGCCGAGCCGGAGAAGATCGGCATCGATGTTCAGAAAATAACCACCGAGATTTGTCAGAGTAAATTCGATGAGCTTCGGGCACTGCTAAACGGCGCTACGAGGGCCGTCCAAGGCCTCGACGAACCCTCGAAAAACTCCCTCTCACCGCCCTCGGGATCTCCCCGTGTTTCCAGAAGCAGTTCGGACTCTTGCGACAGGGCCGGAAGATACAACAAAAAAAGGGCGCCCCTCGTACCGGCTGCCAAGAGCGAAGAGAACCTCGAGCAGGTCCAAACCCAGTCGGCCCTGAAGGCACGGCTGGTGATAAAGACCGGGACCGTCCGGACCTTGGCTTGCGTCGATACCCCGAAGGAGGTCTTCGTCTCCCACGGGAAGAAGTCGAAGGCCGCGAAGACGAAGGAGGGGCTGTCTAGGCTGCTCACCATCCCGAAGACCATATTCCACACCGCGTTTCATCACAAGGACGACGATCCTGGTTGTCCGAGTCGCTCCAGGGGTGGCAGCAGATCGGGATCGAGGTCCCGGTCGGTCAGCAGAGGGTCGAGGGGCTCGGAGGGCGGCGACGAAGCTACCTCGACGTCGGTCTCGAGGCCCGTCGACGTTCAGACCGCGCTGCTCAATGTCGCCCTGGACTCGAAGGCTCAGACTTACATCGATCTTAGATCCGGAAGCGTCGACAGCTATCCTTCCGATGAATCGAAGAGCGAGGATCAGGATAGGACAGCGTACGAACGCGGGGAGTATGAGGAAAAGATGCGAGCAGAGCGAAAGGATCCTGCCGAAGAGGACGAGGGGACCAACTTTGACACGGAGCAGGATAAGACGCGAATCACCCTCGGAGAGCCGTCTCATTTGCCGATTCGCGGTTCTAGGAAGTACCTCGATAGCATTGATTAa
- the LOC107224473 gene encoding uncharacterized protein LOC107224473 isoform X4: MISSIVSRLVILVFGTLYPAYASYKAVRTKNVKEYVKWMMYWIVFALFTCAETFTDVFLSFWFPFYYEIKIVLVLWLLSPATKGSSILYRRFVHPALSRREAEIDEALARATEQGYTAVLHLGSRGVNYATTVLMQTAIKGGGGLVQQLKKSYSLSDLTGEKEDENRNTPDMRDEIDMQVEPRRRENVGRRGYSPRRTQSGSNRVDMYFSEVDVDVRQPRPREPVASLSNIRSSDDISSGYSSGEALHSNRAGSQVEPLVRTSSVGARTRPKPRSTTKKTPEESDEEASDSFPALFYPGIPFPIPPSQALELFLALSHASEINGVDYGSLIGTKSRVRVLESAEIVGCNNREDESSSKESSPEFLDSISGDPFPDATIRAEPEKIGIDVQKITTEICQSKFDELRALLNGATRAVQGLDEPSKNSLSPPSGSPRVSRSSSDSCDRAGRYNKKRAPLVPAAKSEENLEQVQTQSALKARLVIKTGTVRTLACVDTPKEVFVSHGKKSKAAKTKEGLSRLLTIPKTIFHTAFHHKDDDPGCPSRSRGGSRSGSRSRSVSRGSRGSEGGDEATSTSVSRPVDVQTALLNVALDSKAQTYIDLRSGSVDSYPSDESKSEDQDRTAYERGEYEEKMRAERKDPAEEDEGTNFDTEQDKTRITLGEPSHLPIRGSRKYLDSID, from the exons ATGATATCTTCGATCGTCTCGCGGCTCGTCAT ATTGGTATTCGGCACCCTTTACCCGGCCTACGCGTCCTACAAAGCTGTTCGCACGAAGAACGTCAAAGAATAC GTGAAATGGATGATGTACTGGATAGTATTCGCGCTGTTCACGTGCGCCGAAACCTTCACCGACGTCTTCCTTAGCTTCTG GTTTCCCTTCTACTACGAGATAAAAATCGTCCTTGTCCTCTGGCTACTCAGCCCGGCGACCAAGGGATCCAGCATCCTCTATCGTCGGTTTGTTCATCCCGCTCTCAGCCGACGAGAGGCAGAAATTGACGAGGCTTTGGCCCGCGCCACCGAGCAGGGTTACACCGCAGTTTTGCACCTCGGATCAAGGGGTGTAAACTACGCTACCACCGTTTTGATGCAGACCGCCATCAAG GGTGGCGGAGGCCTGGTACAACAGCTGAAGAAGAGCTACAGCCTGAGCGATTTGACGGGTGAAAAGGAGGACGAGAACCGAAACACGCCTGACATGCGGGACGAGATAGATATGCAAG TAGAACCTCGCCGCAGAGAGAACGTCGGGAGAAGGGGGTACAGCCCTCGCCGTACCCAGTCAGGCAGCAATCGAGTCGATATGTACTTCTCCGAggtcgacgtcgacgtcagACAACCCAGGCCTCGGGAACCAGTAGCTAGTTTATC CAATATTAGGTCGTCCGACGATATATCCAGCGGATACAGCAGCGGGGAAGCTCTGCACTCCAATCGTGCCGGTTCCCAGGTCGAACCGTTGGTCAGGACGTCGAGCGTCGGCGCAAGGACTCGCCCAAAGCCAAGGTCAACCACGAAGAAGACTCCCGAG GAGAGCGACGAAGAGGCGAGCGACTCGTTCCCAGCACTGTTTTATCCGGGAATCCCTTTTCCCATTCCACCTTCCCAAGCCCTCGAGCTTTTTCTGGCGCTATCGCACGCCAGTGAAATAAATGGCGTCGATTACGGTTCTCTTATCGGTACCAAGAGCCGCGTCCGCGTCTTGGAATCGGCCGAAATCGTCGGCTGCAATAACCGTGAGGACGAATCCTCGTCGAAGGAGTCGAGTCCCGAGTTCCTGGACTCGATTTCCGGCGATCCGTTTCCGGACGCGACTATCAGAGCCGAGCCGGAGAAGATCGGCATCGATGTTCAGAAAATAACCACCGAGATTTGTCAGAGTAAATTCGATGAGCTTCGGGCACTGCTAAACGGCGCTACGAGGGCCGTCCAAGGCCTCGACGAACCCTCGAAAAACTCCCTCTCACCGCCCTCGGGATCTCCCCGTGTTTCCAGAAGCAGTTCGGACTCTTGCGACAGGGCCGGAAGATACAACAAAAAAAGGGCGCCCCTCGTACCGGCTGCCAAGAGCGAAGAGAACCTCGAGCAGGTCCAAACCCAGTCGGCCCTGAAGGCACGGCTGGTGATAAAGACCGGGACCGTCCGGACCTTGGCTTGCGTCGATACCCCGAAGGAGGTCTTCGTCTCCCACGGGAAGAAGTCGAAGGCCGCGAAGACGAAGGAGGGGCTGTCTAGGCTGCTCACCATCCCGAAGACCATATTCCACACCGCGTTTCATCACAAGGACGACGATCCTGGTTGTCCGAGTCGCTCCAGGGGTGGCAGCAGATCGGGATCGAGGTCCCGGTCGGTCAGCAGAGGGTCGAGGGGCTCGGAGGGCGGCGACGAAGCTACCTCGACGTCGGTCTCGAGGCCCGTCGACGTTCAGACCGCGCTGCTCAATGTCGCCCTGGACTCGAAGGCTCAGACTTACATCGATCTTAGATCCGGAAGCGTCGACAGCTATCCTTCCGATGAATCGAAGAGCGAGGATCAGGATAGGACAGCGTACGAACGCGGGGAGTATGAGGAAAAGATGCGAGCAGAGCGAAAGGATCCTGCCGAAGAGGACGAGGGGACCAACTTTGACACGGAGCAGGATAAGACGCGAATCACCCTCGGAGAGCCGTCTCATTTGCCGATTCGCGGTTCTAGGAAGTACCTCGATAGCATTGATTAa